CGGCGGCGTCGACGGTGAGGCTCCACCGGTTGGCCAGCAGGTTGACCACCGCCGGGGACTCCGGGCCGGGCAGCGTCATCGACGCCGGGGCGGGGGCGACGTCAGCCGGTCGGGTGAACAGCAGGGCGATCCAGTAGACGCCGGCCCAGCCGAGCAGGCACACCGCCGGCAGTCCCAGCTCGATGGCCAGGTCAACGGGATTCATCGCATGACTCCGGTGATCGTCCGGGTCCTCAGAACCGCACCGCTACATCGGCGCGTTCGTCGCCCGCCGCCTCGAAGTACGGCTCGGCACGGAACCCACCCAGACCAGCGATGATGTTGACCGGCAACGTCTGTACCGCCGTGTTCAGCGACTGGACCGCGTTGTTGTAGAACTGCCGGGCGTACGCAACCTGGTTCTCGGTGCCGGCGAGTTCACGTTGGAGTTCGACGAAGTTCTCACTCGCCCGCAACTGCGGGTACGCCTCGGCCACCGCGAACAACCGGCCGAGCGCCTGGGTCAGCGCTCCCTCGGCTGCGGCCCGGGCCGGCGTACCACCCGGCGTACCACCCGGCGTCCCCGCTGCGG
The Micromonospora pisi DNA segment above includes these coding regions:
- a CDS encoding LemA family protein → MDSGLVVGVLAALVLLVIVLLVAAVRGYNRLVRLRAQVRASWAQVDVQLKRRHSLIPNLVETVRGYAGHEWTTLEAVTAARVAAAGTPGGTPGGTPARAAAEGALTQALGRLFAVAEAYPQLRASENFVELQRELAGTENQVAYARQFYNNAVQSLNTAVQTLPVNIIAGLGGFRAEPYFEAAGDERADVAVRF